A region of the Longimicrobiales bacterium genome:
GGCACACCCGTTGCACGTTCACGGGCCCGTGCAACCAGACGCCACAACGGCGTTAGCCAATCTGCAATAGCGAAGGAGACAGCATGGCGAAGGTCATCGGTATCGACCTCGGCACGACGAACTCGGTGGTCGCGGTGATGGAGGGTGGCGACCCGGTAGTGATTCCGAATGCGGAGGGCGGACGGACGACGCCGTCGGTAGTGGCGTTTACGAAGGACGGCGAGCGTCTGGTGGGGCAGGTGGCGCGTCGCCAGGCGATCACGAACCCGAAGAACACGATCTTCTCGATCAAGCGCTTCATGGGCCGTCGCGGCGGCGAAGTGGATTCGGAGAAGAGCCGTGTGCCGTACGAGATCCGGACGGATTCGCAGGGGCGTGTGGAAGTGCACGTGCCGAATGCGGACAAGACGTTCACGCCGCCGGAGCTGTCGGCGATGATCCTCCAGAAGATGAAGCAGACGGCGGAGGACTATCTGGGCAGCGAGGTGACGCAGGCGGTGATCACGGTGCCGGCGTACTTCAATGATGCCCAGCGTCAGGCGACCAAGGATGCGGGAAAGATCTCGGGTCTCGAGGTTCTGCGCATCATCAACGAGCCGACGGCGGCCGCGCTGGCGTACGGTCTGGACAAGAAGAAGGACGAAAAGATCGCCGTGTACGACTTGGGCGGCGGCACGTACGACATCTCGATCCTCGAGCTGGGCGACGGCGTGTTCGAGGTGAAGGCGACGAACGGCGACACGCACCTGGGCGGTGACGACTTCGACCAGAAGATCATCGACTGGCTGGTGGAGGAGTTCAAGCGCGACCAGGGCATCGACCTGTCGAAGGACGCGATGGCGCTCCAGCGTCTGAAGGAGGCGGCGGAGAAGGCGAAGATGGAGCTGTCGACGACACCGTCGACGGACATCAACCTGCCGTTCATCACGGCGACGCAGGAGGGTCCGAAGCATCTGAACATCACGCTGAGCCGCTCGAAGCTCGAGCAGCTGGTGGATGATCTCGTGAAGCGCACGATCCCGCCGATGGAGAAGGCGCTCGCTGATGCGGGCCTGAAGACGAGCGACATCGACGAGGTGATCCTGGTCGGCGGCTCGACGCGCATGCCGCGTATCCAGCAGGTCGTGAAGGAGTTCTTCGGCAAGGAGCCGCACAAGGGTGTGAACCCGGATGAGGTCGTGGCGGTTGGTGCTGCGATCCAGGGCGGCGTGCTCGCGGGCGACGTGAAGGACGTGCTACTGCTCGACGTCATCCCGCTCTCGCTCGGCATCGAGACCCTGGGCGGTGTCATGACGGCGCTGATCCCGCGGAATACGACGATCCCGACGAAGAAGAGCGAGGTATTCTCGACGGCCGAGGACAGCCAGACGACAGTCGAGATCCACGTGCTGCAGGGTGAGCGTCCGATGGCGATCGACAACAAGACGATCGGCCGCTTCCAGCTGACCGGGATTCCGCCGGCGCCGCGCGGCATGCCGCAGGTCGAGGTGACATTCGACATCGACGCGAATGGTATCCTGCACGTGAGCGCGAAGGATCGTGCGACGGGCAAGGAGCAGAAGATCCGCATCGAGGCGTCGAGCGGCCTGACGGACGCCGAGATTGACAAGATGGTGAAGGATGCGGAGTCGCATGCAGGCGAGGACCGCGAGCGGAAGGAGAAGATCGAGGCGCGCAACCAGCTCGACTCGCTGATCTACCAGGTCGAGAAGGATACCAAGGACTGGGGCGACAAGATCAGCGCGGACTCGAAGACCGCGATCGACGGCGCACTGGAGCGTGCGAAGGCCGCGCTCAAACAGGATGACCTGAGCGAGCTGAACGGCGCGAAGGACCAGCTGATGCAGGCGTTCAGCGCTGCCGGCCAGCAGTTCTACCAGTCGCAGGCCGCGGCGGGTGAGGGTACGCCGGACATGGGCGGCATGGGCGAGCAGCCCGATGTCGAGACGACACAGGCGGGCGCGTCGAAGCCGGCGGACGAGGACGTCGTCGAAGCGGATTACGAGATCGTCGACGAGTCCAAGAGTTAGACTTCGGATTCCGGAGCTGACTCCGGCTGGACTGCGGTATCGGGGTTGGGATGGGTTGGCGGGACCGCAGACGGGGGATCGGGGGCGCTCATGGGGGCGTCCCCGATCTGCATCCGGCCACGGCACCGTTCCGAGCGGTCGCCATGTCGGCTTCACACCTGCCTGCACCGACCGCGCGCGATCTTTCCGCACCTCCACGCGCGCCGTTTATCCCAGCTGCTGGATTTCACGCGTGTGCGTGCGTAGCTTACACTCGCACAACTCCTTACCGTAAACAGACAACCACCATGCACGCGACGCCGCCGCGCAACAGACTCCTCGTCCTTCTCGTCATCGGCCTGCTCGCTCTCGGCGGGGCCTTTGCCGGTATCGCGCTGCGTCCGGAGGCGGCGCAACCGACCATCGCGCTGCCGCCGTCGACACCGCCGGCCGCACGGGAGGCAGTGCGCCAGGCCACATCGCTGTCCGATGCGTTCATCACGATCGCCGAAGCCGTCACGTCCTCGGTCGTGCGCATCGAGGTGGAGCGGAGCATGGCGCCGGCGAGCTCGCGCGTGCCGGCGGGTCTGCGCGAGCTCTTCGAGAGCCCGGGGGGCCCCGCCCCGGAGGATGCAGTCCCGCAGGTGCTGGGCGGGTCGGGCTTTCTGGTGACGAACGACGGCTACATCCTGACCAACAACCACGTCGTTGCTGATGCTGACCGGATTACGGTGACGCTGCGGGACAAGCGCGTGCTGGAGGCCGAGGTCGTCGGCACGGACCCGACGACCGACATCGCGGTGATCCGGGTCAATGAGACGGATCTGCCGTCGGTCGCGCTCGGCGATTCCGACGAAGCGCGCGTGGGCGAGTGGGTGCTCGCGATCGGAAACCCCGGCTTCGCGGATGAGAGTCCGCTCGACTTCACGGTCACGGGCGGCATCATCAGCGCGAAGGGTCGCCCGCTCAACATCCTGGGCGCTGAGCTGCTCGCCGCGGACCCGACAGCGGCACAGTATGCGATCGAGGACTTCATCCAGACGGACGCCGTGATCAACCCGGGCAACTCGGGGGGTCCGCTTGTCGACCTGCGCGGGACGGTGATCGGCATCAACACGGCGATCGCCAGCTCGACCGGCTACAGCCAGGGATACGGCTTTGCGATTCCGTCGAATCTTGCCCGCCGCGTGATGCGGGACCTGATCCAGTACGGGTACGTGCGCCGCCCGCTGCTCGGCATCTCGATCGCCGACGTGACACCCGAGGACGCGGAGGTCTATGGCCTCCCGTCGATCGCCGGCGTAGTGGTGGAGGACTTCGCGCCGGAATCGCCGGCAGAGCAGTCCGGTCTCCAGCGTCACGACGTCATCGTGGAAGTCGCGGGCACGGCTGTCGAGCGTGTAGGCCAGCTGCAGCGGCTGGTCGCGCTGCACGAGCCCGGTGACACCGTACCCCTGTCGGTCGTGCGATACGGCAGGCCTCTCAGCCTGCGCGTCCGCCTCGTGGAGGCCGAAGGGGCCGGCCGCCCGACGCGGCGCTCAGCCGCGCGACCCGCCGTCGGCCTGGGTCTGGAGCTGGAGGAGCTCACCCCGGCGCTGGCCGGTCAGCTTGGCTTCGACACCGCCGGCGGCGTTCTCGTGAGCAGTGTAGCGCCGGCAAGCCCCGCGGCGCGCAAGAACATCAACCGCGACCATCGCCTCGTCGCGATTGACCGGCGTCCGGTGACATCACTGGTCGAGGCGCGCTCGCTGCTGCGGCAGGCGCGGAGCGGCCAGATCGTGTCGCTGCTCATGGAGTGGCCGGACGGCCGAACCTACATCGCAAACGTGCGGGTCCCCTGATGCGACGGGCGGCCGCAGCTGTCGGCGCGGCCCTCCTCGTTACCGTCGCATGCGACCGCCGCGGAGGCGAACAGGCTCAGTTCAGTCTTCGTGACAGCGCGGGCGTGGCGATCGCGGAGAACGAGCGTGCACAATGGTCGGCGGACGAGTCCTGGGCGCTCGCCGGCTCGCCGCACCTGGAGATCGGCTCGACCGAGCAGCCTGGCCACGATCTTTACGAGGTGAACGGCGCCGTCCGCCTGAGCGACGGGCGCATCGCGGTCGCGAACAGCGGCTCCAGCGAGATCCGGATCTTTTCCAATGCCGGCGAGCTGATCATGGCGATCGGCGGACCTGGCGACGGTCCGGGCGAGTTCCGCTCGCTGAACCGCATCTTCCTCCTGCCCGGCGACTCCATCCTCGCATCCGACTTCGCGCTCGACCGGCTGAGCGTGTTCTCGCCCGATGGTGACCTCGTGCGCACCGCCCAGCTCGCGCCTCCGCCTGCCGGCGGCATCCCCGTTCCGACCGCCCGACTGGGTGACGGCTCGCTGCTGGCGCGCCCCAGCTTCAGTTTCGGAGGGGGCGCACCGTCCGGCGTGTATCAGGACACGATTACGCTCATGCGCTATGGCGCGGACGGACGCTATCTGGGCGAACTGGGCCGCGTGCCCGGCTCCGAGTTCTTCGTGTACAGCGAGGGCGGCAATACGCTCGGTGGCGAACGCGTCTGGGGCACAAGAACCCACCTCGCCGCGGCGGCATACGGATTCATCGTCGGCCGCTCCGCAGACTACAGTTACGAGGTGCGCGACTCTGACGGGGCGCTGGTCCGGATCGTCCGCGCCCGACGTCCCGCTCGCGCCGTGACCGATGCGGATGTGGCGAAGTTGAAGGAGCCGGA
Encoded here:
- the dnaK gene encoding molecular chaperone DnaK, with amino-acid sequence MAKVIGIDLGTTNSVVAVMEGGDPVVIPNAEGGRTTPSVVAFTKDGERLVGQVARRQAITNPKNTIFSIKRFMGRRGGEVDSEKSRVPYEIRTDSQGRVEVHVPNADKTFTPPELSAMILQKMKQTAEDYLGSEVTQAVITVPAYFNDAQRQATKDAGKISGLEVLRIINEPTAAALAYGLDKKKDEKIAVYDLGGGTYDISILELGDGVFEVKATNGDTHLGGDDFDQKIIDWLVEEFKRDQGIDLSKDAMALQRLKEAAEKAKMELSTTPSTDINLPFITATQEGPKHLNITLSRSKLEQLVDDLVKRTIPPMEKALADAGLKTSDIDEVILVGGSTRMPRIQQVVKEFFGKEPHKGVNPDEVVAVGAAIQGGVLAGDVKDVLLLDVIPLSLGIETLGGVMTALIPRNTTIPTKKSEVFSTAEDSQTTVEIHVLQGERPMAIDNKTIGRFQLTGIPPAPRGMPQVEVTFDIDANGILHVSAKDRATGKEQKIRIEASSGLTDAEIDKMVKDAESHAGEDRERKEKIEARNQLDSLIYQVEKDTKDWGDKISADSKTAIDGALERAKAALKQDDLSELNGAKDQLMQAFSAAGQQFYQSQAAAGEGTPDMGGMGEQPDVETTQAGASKPADEDVVEADYEIVDESKS
- a CDS encoding trypsin-like peptidase domain-containing protein; the protein is MHATPPRNRLLVLLVIGLLALGGAFAGIALRPEAAQPTIALPPSTPPAAREAVRQATSLSDAFITIAEAVTSSVVRIEVERSMAPASSRVPAGLRELFESPGGPAPEDAVPQVLGGSGFLVTNDGYILTNNHVVADADRITVTLRDKRVLEAEVVGTDPTTDIAVIRVNETDLPSVALGDSDEARVGEWVLAIGNPGFADESPLDFTVTGGIISAKGRPLNILGAELLAADPTAAQYAIEDFIQTDAVINPGNSGGPLVDLRGTVIGINTAIASSTGYSQGYGFAIPSNLARRVMRDLIQYGYVRRPLLGISIADVTPEDAEVYGLPSIAGVVVEDFAPESPAEQSGLQRHDVIVEVAGTAVERVGQLQRLVALHEPGDTVPLSVVRYGRPLSLRVRLVEAEGAGRPTRRSAARPAVGLGLELEELTPALAGQLGFDTAGGVLVSSVAPASPAARKNINRDHRLVAIDRRPVTSLVEARSLLRQARSGQIVSLLMEWPDGRTYIANVRVP
- a CDS encoding 6-bladed beta-propeller, translated to MRRAAAAVGAALLVTVACDRRGGEQAQFSLRDSAGVAIAENERAQWSADESWALAGSPHLEIGSTEQPGHDLYEVNGAVRLSDGRIAVANSGSSEIRIFSNAGELIMAIGGPGDGPGEFRSLNRIFLLPGDSILASDFALDRLSVFSPDGDLVRTAQLAPPPAGGIPVPTARLGDGSLLARPSFSFGGGAPSGVYQDTITLMRYGADGRYLGELGRVPGSEFFVYSEGGNTLGGERVWGTRTHLAAAAYGFIVGRSADYSYEVRDSDGALVRIVRARRPARAVTDADVAKLKEPDPDAAPGSEALWARVLAAIELPTHFPAYAGIVVDDAGHVWIREYVWPEDAATPQQWQVFDVEGRWLGGVSMPAGFTALHIGADEVQGILRDDMDVEHLQAYRLTRRAR